From the genome of Actinomycetota bacterium:
ACGTGAGGACCGGGGAGATCGGCGAGATCATCTACCGCAGCCCCTGGATAATGGAGGGTTACTACAAGGAGCCCGAGAAGACCCGCGAGGTGATAAGGGACGGCTGGTTCTACAGCGGGGACCTCGGCTACCGGGACGAGAACGGCGAGATAAAGGTCGTGGAGCGGAAAAAGGAGGTCATCTCCACGGGCGGCGAGAAGATATTCCCACACGAGGTGGAGGAGATCCTCGAGGAACACCCCAAGGTGGAACGCGCCTGCCTGGTCGGCCTTCCCGACGAGACCTACGGCCAGATACCCTGCGCCGTAATACAGCTTAAAGGGGGGGAGAGCGCCACCCCGCAGGAGATCCTCGAGTGGTGCCGGGGAAGGATGGCCGGCTACAAGCGACCGAAAGTCGTCGATTTCGTGGAGCAACTGCCCCTCAACCCCGTGGGCAAGGTGCTGCGCGCGGCGGTCAAGGAGAAGGTCCTGGAGGAACGCCGGGAGGAGCGACTGGAGGAACGCCGGGAGGAGCGACTGGAGGAACGCCGGGAGGAGCGGGGCACAGGGGAGCAGTGAGGGGAGCGGGAGCGGCTCCCGGGCCCGGCGATGCCGGCGATTGCGGAAGTCGAGAAGCGGCAAGGAGGAAGCCTGGAAGCGGTAAGGAGGTTGTGACATGGATTTCGGCTTCAACGAGAGTCAGAGGATGTTCCGCGACAGCCTGAGGGAATTCCTGGAAAAGGAGATAGAACCCCTGGTCGAGCCGCAGGAGAAGAAAGGCCCCATGAACAGGGAGGAGGCATTGGACCTGATGCGGCGCTTCAAGAAGGTGGGCATCGGGTTCGACCTGGAGAGCCTCAAGGACCTGGGCTCGGATCCCATCACCATAGGGATCATGGTGGAGGAGATGTTCCGCGTGTGGCCCAGCGCCGCCGCCCTTGTCGCCCTCTCCTTCCCCGCGGGGCTGGTTATCCTGGGTTCCGAGGACATGCGCAAGCGCTGGATGGGGCGCGTTGAGAAAAACGAGGTCATCGGCTGTTACGCCATCACGGAGCCGGAGGCGGGGTCCGACAACCGGGCCATGCGCACCACGGCCGTGCTCGACGGCGACTCCTACGTGGTCAACGGCACCAAGACCTGGATCAGCAACGCCCCCGTCGCCGACCTGTGCCTCCTGGTGGCAAACGACCAGAACGGCGAGAGGGTCTTCCTGCTGGTGGAAAAGGAGGTTTCGCCCTTCGAGTGCAGCGACCTGCACAAGCTGGGCTGGAGGGCCGCACCCACCGGCGAGGTCTACTTCGACAACTGCCGGGTCCCCAGGGAGAACAACCTGATGACCATGATCGCCAGCACCATGGGCAACGCGGAACGCGTCCGCGAGCTGGGCGGCGACCCGGCAAAGGTCTCCGACATGCAGTCCTCCCGCTTTATCAGCAACGCGCTGAG
Proteins encoded in this window:
- a CDS encoding acyl-CoA dehydrogenase family protein produces the protein MDFGFNESQRMFRDSLREFLEKEIEPLVEPQEKKGPMNREEALDLMRRFKKVGIGFDLESLKDLGSDPITIGIMVEEMFRVWPSAAALVALSFPAGLVILGSEDMRKRWMGRVEKNEVIGCYAITEPEAGSDNRAMRTTAVLDGDSYVVNGTKTWISNAPVADLCLLVANDQNGERVFLLVEKEVSPFECSDLHKLGWRAAPTGEVYFDNCRVPRENNLMTMIASTMGNAERVRELGGDPAKVSDMQSSRFISNALSMGMENIIFAFLRSGMALSAAGISQAALDASLKYAKERVQFGRPIGKFQLIQEMLYNMTALTETSRLLGYKALWAAITGDPQARMYSSLAKGYACDAAVKVAYDAIQIHGGVGLSDEYPLERYFRDARMLTIPDGTSEIQKLIVGRELLGKGFAAYA